TCGTTACATATTCAGCTAACCCGGTACTAGGTCAAACACCGCAGCCGCAAGGCGCTGCACCTGCAAACGCGCCGACAGGACCTAAGAATGCTGGGAAGCCTGGCGCAAATTACCGTGGTGGAGGACGTGGCGGCCACCGAGGCTTTCATCCCTATGCGCGAGGATAGGTTGTTGTATTgactgagcaagaagagcatgGCGCTATCCAGTGGCGTCATTTTTCATGGAAAATTACCCTTTTGATTTCTCTTTTCATCATATTTCTCAGTGTTCAATCTTTAGGCTGTCTGCCAGAAGAACCTTGTTCAATGATTACTTATTAGCTTGACTATACGTGGGTGTTCTGCGGGATTCTAGGGTGTGGCAGTGCCAACTGTGCTGATGGTTCTCAAACGGCTACTCGATTATTATCAACAAATGGCAATACCAATACGTCTATACTCCATCGTACTGTAACCGTGATAGTCTTCGTATCGTATAAgagatgggctggatgatgGCCTGGTTGATAAGATAACGGAGCGGAACTATTCTTTTGCGATTATCGACTTTGGTCAATAGAAAGCTCCCACGACCAGGCCCAACTCCGGTAAATTTGCTAAAGGCCAGGGATTGGAGCTTATCAGATTCAAGCCCCTCCTCAAGATGGCGTCTGGACGAAAAGATTTCCTCAGTCAACCCGCCCCCGAGAATTACGTTGCTGGTCTAGGTCGAGGAGCGACCGGCTTCACCACCCGCTCAGATCTAGGTCCTGCTCGAGAGGGTCCAACGCCGGAGCAGATCCAAGCTGCGCTTGCGAAAAGAGCACAGTTACTTGGAGCAGCACCTCCCACGGCTTATGGGGCTACAAGAGAAAAGGGtaaaggagaggaaaagccggccgaggaagaagatgatgaacgGTTCCAGGACCCCGACAATGAAGTTGGGCTCTTTGCCTACGGCCAGtttgatcaagaagatgatgaggcGGATCGCATCTACAGAGAGGTAGATGAGAAGATGGATAGACGGCGCAAAGCACGAAGGTTAGTGGACTTCGTACACTctatttttttattttcccTTTTTGCCTTAAGATGAGTTGTTTATCGGGTTCACCCCGTCTATTCTTGGACAGATGACCGACTTGTACCTTTACCGCAGGGAAGCTCGAGAGCGTCAGGAGCGGGAAGAGTATGAACGGAAGAATCCCAAAATTCAACAGCAATTCGTCGATTTGAAGCGGTCTCTTGCGTCGGTCTCGGAAGACGAATGGGCAAACCTCCCCGAAGTCGGTGACCTTACGGGTAGGAATAGACGAACGAAGCAGAACTTACGTATGCAACAACGTTTTTACGCGGTCCCCGATAGTGTGCTCGCGAGTGCAAGAGATTCATCTCAGTTCGATACAACCGTTGCGGACGATGGAACAGCAACAGATGCTGGTGCTAACGGGGCGGACGGAATGATAACGAACTTTGCCAACATTAGTGCTGCTCGTGACAAAGTATTACAGGTTAAGCTTGATCAGGCGGCAATGGGGTCCTCTGGGGACGCGGCATCTGGAAGTGCGACTAGCATCGATCCAAAGGGCTACCTCACAAGTCTTACGCAATCAGAGCTGAAGGCAGGTGAAATCGAAGTGGGAGACGTCAAACGTGTGCGCGTCTTGCTGGAATCTGTAACAAGGACGAATCCCAAGCATGCTCCGGGGTGGATTGCGCTGGCGCGcctggaagagctggcggGCAGGATAGTCACCGCTCGGAATGTGATTGCAAAAGGATGTGAGCTCTGCCCAAAGAGTGAAGATGCGTGGCTTGAGAACATTCGACTTAACGAAGGTCACAATGCCAAAGTCATTGCTGCAAACGCAATCAAAAACAATGACCACTCCACTCGGCTTTGGATCGAAGCTATGCGATTGGAAACAGAGCCACGTGCAAAAAAGAACGTGTTGAGACAAGCTATTCTGCATATTCCGCAATCCGTCACAATCTGGAAGGAGGCGGTTAACCTGGAAGAGGACCCCGCAGACGCACGCCTTTTACTGGCTAAAGCAGTTGAACTGATACCGCTCTCGGTTGAGTTATGGCTGGCGCTCGCTCGTCTTGAGACACCTGAAAACGCCCAAAAAGTTTTGAACGCGGCGCGAAAGGCCGTGCCTACCAGCCATGAGATCTGgattgctgcttctcgactTCAGGAGCAAATGGGAACCTTCAACAAAGTGAATGTTATGAAGCGAGCTGTTCAATCGTTGGCGAGAGAAAATGCTATGCTTAAACGGGAGGAATGGATagcggaggcagagaagtgtgaggaggaaggggcTGTCCTCACTTGCGGTGCGATCATTCGGGAGACGCTCGGATGGGggctggatgaagatgacgatcgGAAAGACATCTGGATGGATGACGCAAAGGCGAGTATTTCCAGAGGGAAATATGAGACGGCAAGGGCTATCTATGCGTATGCCTTGCGTGTCTTCGTCAATCGCCGATCCATATGggttgcagcagcggacCTTGAACGCAACCACGGCACCAAGGAAGCGTTATGGCAGGTACTTGAAAAAGCAGTTGAGGCTTGCCCTCAAAGCGAAGAGCTATGGCTACAGCTTGCGAAGGAGAAGTGGCAGTCAGGAGAGATTGACGATGCCAGACGAGTGCTCGGACGTGCATTTAACCAGAACCCTAATAACGAGGATATCTGGCTTGCTGCTGTCAAGCTGGAGGCGGATGCTCAGCAGACGGACCAAGCCCGAGAGCTTCTTGCAACAGCTCGACGCGAAGCAGGAACAGATCGCGTATGGATAAAGAGCGTCGCCTTCGAGCGGCAACTGGGTAATGTTGACGATGCGCTCGACCTTGTCAATCAAGGTCTTCAGTTGTATCCCAAGGCCGATAAACTCTGGATGATGAAGGGCCAGATATACGAGTCACAGAATAAGCTCCCTCAGGCCCGCGAAGCATATGGCACTGGTACTCGAGCATGTCCGAAATCTGTCGCTCTATGGCTATTGGCGTCACGactggaagaaaaggccgGGGCAGTGGTCAGAGCCCGATCTGTTCTTGATAGGGCTCGTCTAGCAGTACCAAACAGCCCCGAACTGTGGACAGAGAGTGTCCGAGTTGAACGGCGGGCAAATAACATCCCTCAGGCGAAGGTTCTGATGGCCAGAGCATTACAGGAGGTCCCATCATCCGGCCTTCTGTGGAGCGAAAGCATTTGGCACCTCGAACCGCGCTCGCAGCGGAAGGCTCGCAGTCTGGAAGCTATCAAGAAGGTTGACAATGATCcaatcctcttcatcacagTAGCGCGAATCTTCTGGGGCGAACGTCGACTTGAGAAGGCGATGACATGGTTTGAAAAGGCGATCATATCAAACAGTGATTTCGGCGACGCGTGGGCCTGGTACTACAAGTTCCTGCTGCAGCATGGTACAGATGTAAgttttctcctctcctgcaTATAATCTCTTTTTTGCCACTCAGTGGAAAGAACCCCTGTTCTAATATTCATTCTTCATAGGAAAAACGAGCCGACGTCATTTCGAAATGTGTACTTTCTGAGCCTAAGCACGGTGAAGTCTGGCAGTCCATAGCGAAAAATCCCGCTAATGCCTATAAATCAACCGAGGATATCCTAAAGTTAGTTGCGGACAGTCTTGTCCAATAAGGGTGACACTTCATCACCTGTATACTATCATCTCTACTACAAGCATGCATAAATCTTGTTCCAAATAAGTGGGCGTTCTGGGATTGGGTTGATGTGATTATAATGAAAGCTTCAATGATTTTGTTGCGCCTTTATATCCTTAATGTATCCTACATGGCAATAGTGAATTGGCTGTCAATATACCTTGATTAGACCACACTGGTACCAAGAAGCTTCCCACACAGCCTGATTAACCGCTCCATAGAGATTCCTGGTAATATAATTATTAACACTGTCAACATTCTAGCTTCTTTCAATTTCTCCAAATGGTTAGGTCACAGAAAGGTCATTGCAAAATAGTATACTTGTGTTTGAGGCAGCCTGAAATACCAGCAATGATCCACCCCTGTATTTAATGAACTTAATCAACAAGTGCATATCACTAGTAAGCCAGGAAGAGTGTTGATATACTCTGTCCGGATGGTGCCTGGTTCGTCCAGAGTTTAAAAGATAATATAGGAATCGGCATGTCCATGAACTCTAATTGttgtttcttttctcctaGCGGCCTTGGTCATAAGGATGCGAGGTAGGCAATAAATATCTTCGTCCGCATATCAGCTGCGGCAGTTGGTCTCATGTGTGGGTATTTGTAAGAAAAACATGAGGTTAACGAGAAGCAGAACACGTCAAACTCCAAGCCAAAAAAATGCAATAAGACAATGCCACACACTTTGTGGATATCCCAATACTCCCAGGACGCCTTTTGCCCTTCTTTAGGCCGAGATGCTGCAGTCGTTGGCCCTATTTATATCACAAAGCGCGTAACAATCATAGTGATGAATTGTGATAAACTGAGAACAAATATGCCTCAGACGGGAAAGGAAATCGAtggggaggaagatgatTACGAGGCCATTGCCAAACATTCGTCCAGTAGAGTGCCCAATTGTTGGTGATCGCCTGCCGTGGCTCCCTCCCAGCCCCAGTCTGCTTCATCCACGTCCATTTCATCCATGTCCGTGGGTTCTGTGCCATTTGTATCAGTACGTCCTCGTCTGTCGGCTTCTAACTCGTCTTCGAAATAGCCTCCCATAATTTGGTCTACCAGTAATGGCATATGGCTCAGGACTCCGCTTC
This sequence is a window from Aspergillus nidulans FGSC A4 chromosome IV. Protein-coding genes within it:
- a CDS encoding U4/U6-U5 snRNP complex subunit PRP6 (transcript_id=CADANIAT00000537), which translates into the protein MASGRKDFLSQPAPENYVAGLGRGATGFTTRSDLGPAREGPTPEQIQAALAKRAQLLGAAPPTAYGATREKGKGEEKPAEEEDDERFQDPDNEVGLFAYGQFDQEDDEADRIYREVDEKMDRRRKARREARERQEREEYERKNPKIQQQFVDLKRSLASVSEDEWANLPEVGDLTGRNRRTKQNLRMQQRFYAVPDSVLASARDSSQFDTTVADDGTATDAGANGADGMITNFANISAARDKVLQVKLDQAAMGSSGDAASGSATSIDPKGYLTSLTQSELKAGEIEVGDVKRVRVLLESVTRTNPKHAPGWIALARLEELAGRIVTARNVIAKGCELCPKSEDAWLENIRLNEGHNAKVIAANAIKNNDHSTRLWIEAMRLETEPRAKKNVLRQAILHIPQSVTIWKEAVNLEEDPADARLLLAKAVELIPLSVELWLALARLETPENAQKVLNAARKAVPTSHEIWIAASRLQEQMGTFNKVNVMKRAVQSLARENAMLKREEWIAEAEKCEEEGAVLTCGAIIRETLGWGLDEDDDRKDIWMDDAKASISRGKYETARAIYAYALRVFVNRRSIWVAAADLERNHGTKEALWQVLEKAVEACPQSEELWLQLAKEKWQSGEIDDARRVLGRAFNQNPNNEDIWLAAVKLEADAQQTDQARELLATARREAGTDRVWIKSVAFERQLGNVDDALDLVNQGLQLYPKADKLWMMKGQIYESQNKLPQAREAYGTGTRACPKSVALWLLASRLEEKAGAVVRARSVLDRARLAVPNSPELWTESVRVERRANNIPQAKVLMARALQEVPSSGLLWSESIWHLEPRSQRKARSLEAIKKVDNDPILFITVARIFWGERRLEKAMTWFEKAIISNSDFGDAWAWYYKFLLQHGTDEKRADVISKCVLSEPKHGEVWQSIAKNPANAYKSTEDILKLVADSLVQ